GAAACAGTCACTGTGTGATCAGAAGTGATTCTGATGACTTTGCATTACAGCTGCCTTTCAGAAGCAGAAGGAAGAGATTCACCTGGAGACGTGCTGCATCACAGGTCCGTCGTGATGGGAATATTTCACTTCTATTAGttcatttactttaaaaataaaccatgcatattctctcatcatttactgactctcatgttgttccaaccctgtaTGAATGAAttgtttctgtggaacacaagagCAGTCATTTTGACAATATCCTTACAACAGCTCATAGTTTCACATGCGTCAAAAAAAGCCCTAAGAAAAGTAGTCTCTACAACTTACTCACTATTTTCCAAAATAGTGTCTCAAATTGTATGGTGTTTCGTGTGAGAAACATTTATATCTATTTCTGTCTCTTTAGACATGAATGACGTCATCAAAGACGGGATTCATCGGCCCGTGGTGTATGGGATAGGTACTGTGCAACATCTCCATCTTTTCTCAGTGTGACAGACACCTCAGCAAAAATGTGATGTGTTTGTTATCCGAGTTATGAATTTTCAGTATGAATTGAATACAATACTTAAAAACCCAGTGctgcataatgcaaaaaaaaagaaaaaaaacagcaccaaAAATACagcattacttatttttttttattattgaaatttcTTCAGATGtgctgaggttttttttttttttttttttttttttttttttttgcactttactctgaaacacacacagctgttgtTTATTAAACTAAACTGCAGCCTTTGTGATTTCATAATCACGTGAAGCCATATCACAGTTTCAGTTTTGAGAGGATTCATCATGAGACCCTGAAAGTGTGTTTCTGTCTGAGTTCAGGTGTGAACGTTAAAACTGGTCACGTGTTTCCAGCTTCGTTCTCCTGTCGAGGACCAGCCGAGGAGCTCCGATCCGCTCGCTCCTTCTCTGGTGGACAGGTACACAGATGATATTCTGTAGCACTCAGTACCTGACAGAAGAATGAGATAACGGTGTGTGTCATTGACAGATGGTGGAAGTGTATGACTCCAGCAGAGAGCTGGTGAAGATCGACCCGTGCAGATGGACACCAAACAAAGACATGTCCTTCTGGCTGTCCCAAGATGATGAAACTATCCTACAGGTCTGAAACCCCGTCACTGCTCgtttattgaacctttagaccaaatacataaataagaaGTTTGTACAAAGAATGTACAATTTGATGCAGATGCTGAAGTTTATGACCAAAAAGATACATTTCTGTTGCatgcaatgtaaataaatgacATCATTATAACAATATGGCAGATGCTTCCCTAAATTGATTGAAATATCAGTCTTGAGATTGAAATGAtccaaacatataatgcaatgcaatctaAAACCTGATGAGACGTGAATCACAAGCTGAAGATGAATGGCTTTTTCATtgctaaacaaaaatacataaactatcaatcagatgcAGAAGGCATGGAGTAGATTGACTTAACTGCAAACTttgatcaaatatgatacagtaagGTGTGTATTTCATCATTAAGTCAGATCGGCAGGATTAATTGTTTTTTCTCATTGATTTCTCGTCAGTATTTGTCCACGTCTCCGCATGCAGAGCCTCCTCACTTCGTGCATCACATCAAATCCACCATCCGGTTTCTTCTGGACCATCCGACCGCAGATGGGCTGTTTCCAGCCGGTCAGCCGCAGCTGTACCGCCGCGCCGAGGACGGCCGCTGGAAGAGAGCCTAAacgctgacctctgacccccaCTGTAACCCAACTAAAGGCCTTCGACGTCTGCTGTTTAAAGTAGAAGCTCCTTTACACTGATCTGAACCGAAACAGTGTCTAAAGAGTGACTTCTGCTCCGAGTGAAATATCGGATTATGGCTTTCATGAACACATAGAAACAAGAGTCTATGAactatttcttatttttgtttcatatttgttATGTATGTCAATGCGATTGTGTATATGGATCATAAAATGTGTTCTTTTATtttcaagatgttttttttttccctaacaTCTAGCTGCATCTTATTTGCTCACCAAACATTCATTCTGGAAACCGTAAATAAAGTTGTGATTCTTGGACTAGGAATGAGAGAATAAAAATTCTGTTTGTCAGTGGAAacatgttgttttgtttatttaaacttttatatGATAATAACAATGAATGGAAACTTTAAATATATTCCTCTTTAGACAGTGTTGTCTGAACGAGGATCTGATGTTTACTGAAGCATTTTAGTTTGTGCAGTACTAAAGTACAATatatctgtatttaaaatgcacaattaaataga
This genomic stretch from Carassius gibelio isolate Cgi1373 ecotype wild population from Czech Republic chromosome B6, carGib1.2-hapl.c, whole genome shotgun sequence harbors:
- the ntan1 gene encoding protein N-terminal asparagine amidohydrolase, with product MPLFTQNKRIERVNSTAELFSKYPQLKESAKQFVSRSPEAVDTKQLLYIQQREFAATTPADNSVSILGSDDATTCHLVVLRHTGSGATCLAHCDGSSTWTEVPLIVNAVTSRSSPVKEGRLELHLVGGFDDDRRTSHSLSLSILAAFQKQKEEIHLETCCITDMNDVIKDGIHRPVVYGIGVNVKTGHVFPASFSCRGPAEELRSARSFSGGQMVEVYDSSRELVKIDPCRWTPNKDMSFWLSQDDETILQYLSTSPHAEPPHFVHHIKSTIRFLLDHPTADGLFPAGQPQLYRRAEDGRWKRA